A genomic segment from Bradyrhizobium sp. ISRA430 encodes:
- a CDS encoding HAD hydrolase-like protein produces the protein MPPLRSVLLDLDGTLVDSQPGIVASSIAALRALGYDPGDTLDIKRAIGPPLEEMLQALLRARGDDRLDEAVTAYRHHYSESGLFGSEPYPGISGALEEMQRAGLRIYLATSKREVFARRILENLKLATYFDGIYGSVPGGKLDHKPELLAHILSEQDISASRSLMVGDRRHDIAGAHAIDMRGLGVLWGYGSRDELEAAGADQLVERTDDLAGMVLSMLNG, from the coding sequence ATGCCCCCACTCCGCTCCGTACTCCTGGATCTTGACGGAACACTGGTCGATTCCCAGCCGGGCATTGTGGCAAGCAGCATCGCCGCGCTGCGTGCGCTCGGATACGATCCCGGTGACACGCTCGACATCAAGCGCGCCATCGGGCCGCCGCTCGAAGAGATGTTGCAGGCTTTGCTGAGGGCGCGCGGAGACGACCGGCTCGATGAGGCTGTGACGGCCTATCGGCACCATTACAGCGAAAGCGGTCTCTTCGGAAGCGAACCCTACCCCGGGATCAGCGGCGCGCTTGAGGAAATGCAGCGAGCTGGCTTGCGGATCTACCTCGCCACATCGAAGCGTGAAGTCTTCGCCCGGCGCATCCTGGAGAACCTGAAGCTGGCAACATATTTCGACGGCATCTACGGCTCGGTGCCGGGCGGCAAGCTCGATCACAAGCCCGAGCTGCTCGCCCATATCCTGTCTGAACAGGATATATCCGCCTCGCGCAGTCTGATGGTCGGAGATCGCCGGCATGACATCGCCGGAGCGCACGCGATCGATATGCGCGGTCTTGGCGTACTTTGGGGATATGGCAGCCGGGACGAACTCGAAGCGGCCGGCGCAGACCAGTTGGTGGAACGGACGGATGATCTCGCTGGCATGGTTTTATCCATGTTGAACGGATAG
- a CDS encoding DUF2200 domain-containing protein encodes MAKHRIYTTSFASVYPLYVAKAERKGRTKAEVDQVISWLTVYGQRELETQLEKQTDFETFFANAPRINPARALIKGVVCGVRVEDIKEPTMQEIRYLDKLIDELARGKAMDKILRK; translated from the coding sequence ATGGCAAAGCATCGAATTTACACGACGAGCTTCGCAAGCGTTTACCCGCTCTATGTTGCTAAGGCAGAGAGAAAAGGGCGCACAAAAGCAGAGGTTGATCAGGTCATCTCTTGGCTGACTGTTTATGGGCAGAGGGAGCTTGAGACACAACTGGAGAAACAAACTGATTTTGAAACGTTCTTTGCAAATGCCCCGAGAATCAATCCTGCGCGAGCCCTGATTAAAGGCGTGGTTTGCGGTGTCCGAGTGGAGGATATCAAAGAACCAACTATGCAAGAAATTCGCTACTTGGATAAACTGATCGATGAGTTGGCGCGTGGAAAAGCTATGGATAAAATTCTGCGAAAATGA
- a CDS encoding ABC transporter ATP-binding protein produces the protein MLEVRNLHAYYGKSHILQGVDLDVAAGEVVSLLGRNGVGRSTTVKAIMGEVSPIGTVRFKGKDIAGLPSYRIARLGLGYVPEHRDIFPSLTVRQNLLLGIKDTRRPGKWRLQDMLDLFPNLAARADTPAGVLSGGEKQMLTTCRTLMGDPDLIMIDEPTEGLAPLIVQQVGDLIARIAQAGVAILLVEQKLSIAMRISNRVYIMGHGRVVFEGTPGQLKANAAVRQEWLEV, from the coding sequence ATGCTCGAGGTCAGGAATCTTCACGCCTATTACGGCAAGAGCCACATTCTCCAGGGTGTCGACCTCGATGTCGCTGCCGGCGAGGTGGTGAGTCTGCTCGGCCGCAATGGTGTGGGCCGTTCCACGACGGTCAAGGCGATCATGGGCGAGGTCAGCCCGATAGGAACGGTGCGCTTCAAGGGCAAGGACATCGCCGGCCTGCCAAGCTACAGGATCGCCCGTCTTGGACTCGGCTATGTTCCCGAACATCGCGACATCTTCCCGAGCCTGACGGTTCGTCAAAACCTTCTGCTCGGCATCAAGGACACGCGCCGTCCCGGCAAATGGCGGCTTCAGGACATGCTCGACCTGTTTCCCAATCTCGCCGCGCGCGCCGATACGCCCGCGGGCGTGCTGTCCGGCGGCGAGAAGCAGATGCTGACCACCTGCCGGACGCTGATGGGCGATCCGGACCTCATCATGATCGACGAGCCGACCGAAGGTCTCGCGCCGCTGATCGTGCAGCAGGTCGGCGACCTGATTGCCCGCATCGCGCAGGCCGGCGTCGCGATTCTGCTCGTCGAGCAAAAGCTTTCGATCGCGATGCGGATATCGAACCGAGTCTACATCATGGGACATGGCCGCGTCGTGTTCGAAGGCACGCCGGGCCAGCTCAAGGCCAACGCCGCGGTGCGCCAGGAGTGGCTCGAGGTCTGA
- a CDS encoding ABC transporter ATP-binding protein, protein MTAAIEVRAVEKRFGNVGIIRDLNLSVAQGERHAIIGPNGAGKSTTFNLISGHIKPTSGEIRLNGEQISGLRPFEINRRGLSRSFQVTNVFARMTVWENVRCAVLWATGHRYAFWKNVDSLAEVRERTAQILDDIHLTHRRDVPAGLLTYAEQRELEIGITIASGATVVMLDEPTAGMSHAETERAVSLIRRLTEGRTLVIVEHDMSVVFGLADRISVLVYGHIIASGTPEEIRRDPKVKEAYLGEEAH, encoded by the coding sequence ATGACTGCAGCCATTGAAGTTCGTGCTGTCGAGAAGCGCTTCGGCAATGTCGGCATCATTCGCGATCTGAACCTGAGCGTCGCGCAAGGCGAGCGGCATGCCATCATCGGGCCGAACGGCGCGGGGAAATCCACGACGTTCAATCTGATCAGCGGTCATATCAAACCGACGTCAGGCGAGATCCGGCTGAACGGCGAGCAGATCTCCGGCCTGCGGCCGTTCGAGATCAACCGGCGCGGCTTGTCGCGTTCGTTCCAGGTCACCAACGTGTTCGCCCGCATGACGGTGTGGGAGAACGTCCGCTGCGCCGTGCTGTGGGCGACCGGGCATCGCTATGCATTCTGGAAGAATGTGGACAGCCTGGCCGAGGTGCGGGAAAGGACCGCCCAGATCCTGGACGATATCCATCTCACGCACCGGCGCGATGTTCCGGCGGGGCTCCTGACCTATGCCGAGCAGCGGGAACTGGAGATCGGCATCACCATCGCGAGCGGCGCCACCGTCGTCATGCTGGACGAGCCGACCGCAGGGATGAGCCACGCCGAAACCGAGCGCGCAGTGTCGCTGATTCGGCGACTGACCGAGGGGCGGACCCTGGTGATCGTCGAGCATGATATGAGCGTCGTTTTCGGCCTCGCCGACCGGATTTCGGTGCTGGTCTACGGACACATCATCGCGTCGGGCACGCCCGAGGAGATTCGGCGCGATCCGAAGGTCAAGGAAGCCTATCTCGGCGAGGAAGCGCACTGA
- a CDS encoding branched-chain amino acid ABC transporter permease, with protein sequence MTTKKTSTSKVAAKSAGENLRFYGVWLIAAIALIVLPLVFPSGGSLTSFSLIGIAIVFALSYNILLGQTGLLSFGHAVHYGLGGFAACHMMNAVVAHDWPIPLPFIPLFGGVGGLVFALVIGWVMTKRAGTVFAMISLGIGELVASSSLILRSVFGGEAGITTDRTALPHMFGWTFGPQLQVYYLIAFWLVISAIAMYALTRTPLGRISNAVRDNPERVQFIGYDPHVVRYIAYCFAGFFAGIAGGLAAINFEIANSAYLGAIQSGLVLFATFIGGTAYFFGPILGAILVTYLQLGLTNVTSVWQLYFGIIFIGIVMFSPGGIAGLLMMHRPLIRAGTLWTVIPSYLVAIVPTVALACGIILTIETIARYSGGASNPINLFAIAFNPVSPVTWVTAAVLVVGGFIVARLTWRRVAAAWDRAATVARDRGYLA encoded by the coding sequence ATGACCACCAAGAAGACGTCGACATCGAAAGTCGCGGCAAAGTCCGCCGGCGAAAACCTGCGCTTCTACGGGGTCTGGCTGATCGCCGCGATCGCGCTGATCGTGCTGCCGCTGGTCTTCCCGTCGGGTGGATCGCTCACCTCCTTCAGCCTGATCGGGATCGCGATCGTCTTCGCGCTCTCCTACAACATCCTGCTCGGCCAGACCGGCCTGTTGTCGTTCGGTCACGCCGTTCACTACGGCCTTGGCGGCTTCGCGGCCTGCCACATGATGAATGCGGTGGTGGCGCACGACTGGCCGATTCCACTGCCCTTCATCCCGTTGTTCGGTGGGGTCGGTGGCCTCGTCTTCGCGTTGGTGATCGGCTGGGTAATGACGAAGCGCGCCGGCACCGTGTTCGCGATGATCTCGCTCGGCATCGGCGAATTGGTGGCGTCCTCGTCATTGATCCTGCGCTCGGTGTTCGGCGGCGAAGCCGGCATCACGACGGACCGTACGGCCTTGCCGCACATGTTCGGCTGGACATTCGGGCCGCAGCTCCAGGTCTACTACCTGATCGCGTTCTGGCTGGTGATATCCGCCATCGCGATGTATGCGCTCACCAGGACCCCGCTGGGGCGGATCAGCAATGCGGTCCGCGACAATCCCGAGCGCGTCCAGTTCATCGGCTATGATCCGCACGTCGTCCGCTACATCGCCTATTGCTTTGCCGGGTTCTTCGCCGGCATCGCCGGCGGATTGGCCGCAATCAATTTCGAGATCGCGAACTCCGCCTATCTCGGCGCGATCCAGTCCGGTCTCGTTCTCTTCGCGACTTTCATCGGCGGGACCGCTTATTTCTTCGGCCCGATCCTCGGCGCGATCCTGGTGACCTATCTCCAGCTCGGGCTGACCAACGTCACCAGCGTCTGGCAGCTCTATTTCGGCATCATCTTCATCGGCATCGTGATGTTCTCGCCGGGCGGCATTGCCGGCCTCCTGATGATGCATCGTCCGTTGATCCGCGCCGGAACGCTGTGGACCGTGATTCCGTCCTATCTCGTCGCGATCGTGCCGACGGTTGCGCTTGCCTGCGGCATCATCCTGACGATAGAGACGATCGCACGCTATTCCGGTGGAGCGAGCAACCCCATCAATCTGTTCGCCATTGCGTTCAATCCAGTATCGCCGGTGACATGGGTCACCGCAGCGGTCCTCGTCGTCGGCGGCTTCATCGTCGCGCGATTGACCTGGCGTCGCGTCGCCGCAGCGTGGGACCGGGCAGCCACGGTCGCCCGTGATCGGGGGTATCTGGCATGA
- a CDS encoding branched-chain amino acid ABC transporter permease: MLELIVISTLNGVLFGMLLFLLSSGLTVIFSMMGVLNFAHASFYMLGAFFGFQLTKWIGFWPALVLAPLLVGAIGMAVERYGLRNTHKHGHVAELLLTFGLAFAIEEIVSMIWGKSPLDYRVPALLDFPAFTVFSTNYPAYKIFMLAVSVAIFVALLIVLKRTRVGLIVQAALTHPHMVAHLGHNVGRVFMLVFGVGSALAGLAGVIAGPALVTQSDMAASLGPILFVVIVFGGLGSLPGAFIASLVIGLVQTFAVALNGSLASAFGPLDPSAGPSVLSDVWNVTVAQVAPIVPYVLLVLILIVRPMGLMGTRES, encoded by the coding sequence GTGCTTGAACTCATTGTCATTTCGACCCTGAACGGCGTGCTGTTCGGCATGCTGCTCTTCCTGCTGTCGAGCGGGTTGACCGTCATCTTCAGCATGATGGGCGTGCTCAACTTCGCCCATGCCAGCTTCTATATGCTCGGCGCCTTCTTCGGCTTTCAGCTCACGAAGTGGATCGGCTTCTGGCCGGCGCTCGTGCTCGCGCCGCTGCTCGTGGGTGCGATCGGCATGGCCGTGGAGCGCTATGGCCTGCGCAACACGCACAAGCACGGCCATGTCGCGGAACTGCTGCTGACCTTCGGTCTCGCCTTCGCGATCGAAGAGATCGTGTCGATGATCTGGGGCAAGAGCCCGCTCGACTATCGGGTGCCGGCGCTGCTCGACTTCCCGGCCTTCACGGTCTTCTCGACCAACTATCCGGCCTACAAGATCTTCATGCTGGCGGTGTCGGTCGCGATCTTCGTGGCGCTGCTGATCGTGCTCAAGCGCACCCGGGTCGGCCTCATCGTGCAGGCGGCACTCACGCATCCCCACATGGTGGCGCATCTCGGTCACAATGTTGGGCGGGTGTTCATGCTGGTGTTCGGCGTCGGCAGCGCTCTCGCCGGTCTTGCCGGCGTGATCGCCGGTCCGGCTTTGGTGACTCAATCCGATATGGCCGCTTCGCTCGGACCCATCCTGTTCGTTGTCATCGTCTTTGGTGGACTAGGCTCCTTGCCGGGCGCGTTCATCGCCTCGCTCGTCATCGGTCTGGTGCAGACTTTTGCGGTGGCGCTGAACGGCTCGCTGGCCAGCGCCTTTGGCCCGCTCGATCCGTCGGCGGGACCGTCCGTCCTCTCGGACGTCTGGAACGTCACAGTCGCCCAGGTCGCGCCGATCGTACCCTATGTCCTCCTGGTGCTCATTCTGATCGTTCGCCCCATGGGCCTGATGGGGACGCGCGAGTCATGA
- a CDS encoding branched-chain amino acid ABC transporter substrate-binding protein has product MRKLALAIAVVAPLFGHAAWAEDTIKIGYIDPLSGGGASVGEGGLKTFQYLADEINAKGGILGHKVEIVPLDNKTNPQESLVQAQKAIDAGVHYITQGNGSSVGAALEDFVTKHNTRNPGKEVLYFNYAAVDPSLTNEKCSYWHFRWDASSDIKMEALTSYMKDTASIKKVYLINQDYSFGQSVRSDARKMLAAKRPDIEIVGDELHPLLKITDFSPYIAKIKASGADSVVTGNWGQDIALLLKAAADAGLKVNWYTYYAGGAGGPTAIKQTGLDHQVFQITEGFANSGNQAAMDFEKAFRAKANMSLWYPRAVNEMRMFKAAAEKANSIDPVKVAAALEDLKFEVLDGGTGVMRKDDHQFFQPIYISSFGKLAANEPFDEENTGWGWHLVSKIDTPQAMVSTTCKMKRP; this is encoded by the coding sequence ATGCGTAAGTTAGCTTTGGCCATTGCCGTGGTCGCGCCGTTGTTTGGTCACGCGGCGTGGGCCGAGGACACCATCAAGATCGGCTACATCGATCCGCTGTCCGGAGGCGGTGCCAGTGTCGGTGAGGGTGGTTTAAAGACATTCCAGTATCTGGCCGACGAGATCAACGCCAAGGGCGGCATTCTCGGCCACAAGGTCGAGATCGTGCCGCTCGACAACAAGACCAATCCGCAAGAAAGCCTGGTGCAGGCCCAGAAGGCGATCGACGCCGGCGTTCACTACATCACGCAAGGCAACGGTTCGTCCGTCGGTGCGGCCCTCGAGGATTTCGTTACCAAGCACAATACGCGCAATCCCGGCAAGGAAGTCCTGTACTTCAACTACGCCGCCGTCGATCCGAGCCTGACCAACGAGAAGTGCAGCTACTGGCATTTCCGCTGGGATGCCAGCTCGGACATCAAGATGGAGGCGCTCACCAGCTACATGAAGGACACCGCCTCGATCAAAAAGGTGTACCTGATCAATCAGGACTACTCGTTCGGCCAGTCGGTGCGCAGCGATGCGCGCAAGATGCTGGCGGCGAAGCGGCCTGACATCGAGATCGTCGGCGACGAGCTGCATCCGCTGCTGAAGATCACGGACTTCTCGCCCTATATCGCGAAGATCAAGGCGTCCGGTGCCGACAGCGTCGTCACCGGCAACTGGGGCCAGGACATCGCGCTGTTGCTCAAGGCCGCCGCCGATGCCGGCCTGAAGGTCAACTGGTATACCTACTACGCCGGCGGCGCCGGTGGCCCGACGGCGATCAAGCAGACCGGTCTCGATCACCAGGTCTTCCAGATCACCGAGGGCTTTGCCAACTCGGGCAACCAGGCCGCGATGGACTTCGAGAAGGCGTTCCGCGCCAAGGCCAACATGTCGCTCTGGTATCCGCGCGCCGTCAACGAGATGCGCATGTTCAAGGCCGCGGCCGAGAAGGCCAACTCGATCGACCCCGTGAAGGTCGCAGCGGCGCTCGAGGACCTCAAGTTCGAGGTCCTGGATGGCGGCACCGGCGTCATGCGCAAGGACGACCATCAGTTCTTCCAACCGATTTACATCTCCTCCTTCGGCAAGCTTGCCGCGAACGAGCCGTTCGATGAGGAGAACACCGGTTGGGGCTGGCACCTGGTCTCCAAGATCGATACGCCGCAGGCCATGGTTTCCACGACCTGCAAAATGAAGCGGCCGTAA
- a CDS encoding DUF2336 domain-containing protein, whose product MNGAKSLLQDLDDAIARGTDESRARALWHATDLLITGRYSDDEISMFGEVIGRLADEIEVAARTQLSELMAACDHAPLNVIEQLAFDDEIEVAGPVLRDSTRIDEKMLIENAMTKGQSHLLAISQRESIGEAVTDVLVKRGNREVVTSVARNEGARFSGSGLLHMVRRAEGDSILAEQLGLRKDVPRHIFQQLIAKASEDVRRRLETERPEMMAQIQSSVTEVTGDLQSKFGPSSRSYFVAKRVVTTQYRQGNLNQDSISSYARQHRFDEVQIGLSLLSSLPVDVIERAMMDRNREMLLVLCKALDFSWDTTMALLFLGAKDHLITARDLNDSEREFGRLNIETSRSILKFYQSRKNSAAADPAAGRQAELQMH is encoded by the coding sequence ATGAACGGGGCGAAATCGCTTCTGCAGGATCTGGACGACGCGATCGCGCGGGGCACCGACGAAAGCCGGGCGCGGGCGTTGTGGCACGCGACCGATCTTTTGATCACCGGCCGCTACAGCGACGACGAGATCAGCATGTTCGGCGAGGTCATCGGACGGCTCGCCGACGAGATCGAGGTCGCCGCGCGCACGCAGCTCTCCGAGTTGATGGCGGCGTGCGATCACGCGCCGCTCAACGTGATCGAGCAGCTCGCCTTCGACGACGAGATCGAGGTGGCCGGCCCCGTGTTGCGCGACTCGACACGCATCGACGAGAAGATGCTGATCGAGAACGCCATGACCAAGGGCCAGTCGCACCTGCTGGCGATCTCGCAGCGCGAGTCGATCGGCGAGGCCGTGACCGACGTGCTGGTCAAGCGCGGCAACCGGGAGGTCGTGACCTCCGTCGCCAGGAACGAGGGCGCGCGTTTCTCGGGTTCGGGCCTGCTCCACATGGTCAGGCGCGCCGAGGGAGATTCGATTCTTGCTGAACAACTTGGCCTGCGCAAGGACGTGCCGCGGCACATCTTCCAGCAGCTCATCGCCAAGGCGTCGGAGGACGTCCGCCGTCGGCTCGAGACCGAGCGTCCCGAGATGATGGCGCAGATCCAGAGCTCGGTGACCGAGGTCACCGGCGACCTGCAATCCAAGTTCGGTCCGTCCTCGCGCAGCTATTTCGTCGCCAAGCGCGTGGTGACGACGCAGTACCGGCAGGGCAATCTCAACCAGGACTCGATCTCGAGCTATGCGCGCCAGCACCGTTTCGACGAGGTGCAGATCGGCCTGTCGCTGCTGTCGTCGCTTCCCGTGGACGTGATCGAGCGTGCGATGATGGACCGCAATCGCGAGATGCTCCTGGTCCTGTGCAAGGCGCTCGATTTCTCCTGGGACACCACCATGGCGCTGTTGTTTCTCGGCGCCAAGGATCATCTGATCACGGCGCGGGACCTCAACGATAGCGAGCGCGAGTTCGGCCGCCTCAACATCGAGACGTCGCGCAGCATCCTGAAGTTCTACCAGTCGCGCAAGAACAGCGCGGCCGCCGATCCCGCCGCGGGTCGTCAGGCCGAGCTGCAGATGCACTGA
- a CDS encoding AsmA-like C-terminal region-containing protein: protein MQTTLLGLAIAFIIALLAALIGPYFVDWNQFRPQFEAEATRIIGVPVRVAGELDARLLPAPTLRLRSVTFGGNNDLGRLRADKLDVEFSLGSLMRGEWRATELTVNGMAVDLGLDAKGRVDLPSTASGSFNLASLAIERLNLTGRIALHDAASRSTLELNDIAFSGDVRSLAGSVRGDGNFTIGRTRYPFRISSGPSADGSATRLHLNIDPGERAILADLEGVLAFENRLPKFDGALTLAVPAPKKPGDAGPTPWKLSAKLKADPAGAKFDQIDASFGAEDNALKMGGVGDIRFGAAPLLRAVLSARQLDADKLAGKDDAEPLRILPVLRAGLAAIPQTPIPAQIEFNSEQITLGGRPLQNITAELQTDGKSWTFRRLDLRAPGMTQLSLNGAAPGSDRFSGRLSVESSDPDVLVAWLQGRSDVNRRSTRPLRLNGDVTIAANHLAIERLKAEIEGGAVEGRIAFTQVGANKGSRIEAELKADRLDLDAASAFVRAMAGPQGEWPEEAKLSLDVGRAVSAGQELRPFTAKLGYSPTSLTLEQLRFGQASGVTTEASGNFDRAHATGRLALTSSANSLRELAALVEPVAPVVRARFDAIEGLPGATRLKLNLSLDKNAEHADRTDARAVLDLDAPQLKATATLAAQTPAAAVSGIDIDRLRNSDFTLDSKVSTPQAATLLALIGLDRAVAAGDGASQFEGRLSGVWQKPLQFSAKLSGGLDADAQGSFDWSASNGSASLRVRNANLAPLFGISPAEKSAQNVTLSSHVSLSGNKLTFDDLDSTAGGSRLRGHLAMTLDQDRSLDGEVGLDTLDLVPALAVALGASAHDAGEPLSPGLLGNWRGRIAFQALRGSLPGGIEVRPFSGTIRHDGQALSLDALKGSIGGGEMSANLDARNGPNGLAVNARLELTNVDATMLRYRNLALPKGRASVQVALTSQGRSVGALTGALAGNGTVTLNSAEITGLDPRAFEIAIRASDGGQVTDDNRLRQLVEPALSAGPIAVASAQIPFTIRDGRLRVGATTLEAKNARAIVSGGYDIPADQADIRASLTPIMIGLSGAPPEIQLFAAGPPDKLSRTVDLAPLSSWLAVRTIDRETRRLDAIERGEPPPATAALPTLVSPDAAPEQTPVNVPMPGPDPRRIPPKAKVAPTPKVPHPAPAAPNPPLASQQVAPLPPPIEIRPAPGPPPPRPKPKPPLVLTPSNP, encoded by the coding sequence GTGCAGACGACGCTGCTCGGATTAGCGATTGCCTTCATCATTGCGCTGCTGGCCGCGCTGATCGGGCCTTACTTCGTCGACTGGAACCAGTTCCGGCCCCAGTTCGAGGCGGAGGCGACCCGAATCATCGGCGTACCGGTGCGCGTGGCTGGCGAGCTGGATGCGCGGCTGCTGCCGGCGCCGACGCTGCGCCTGCGCTCCGTCACCTTCGGCGGTAACAACGATCTCGGCCGCCTACGTGCCGACAAGCTCGACGTCGAGTTCAGCCTCGGCTCCCTGATGCGCGGCGAATGGCGCGCCACCGAGCTCACGGTCAACGGCATGGCGGTCGATCTCGGCCTCGATGCCAAGGGGCGGGTCGACCTGCCATCCACCGCGAGCGGCAGCTTCAACCTCGCTTCGCTCGCGATCGAGCGGCTCAACCTCACCGGCCGCATCGCCCTGCATGATGCCGCCAGCCGCTCGACGCTGGAATTGAACGACATCGCATTCTCCGGCGACGTGCGTTCGCTCGCAGGCTCGGTGCGCGGCGACGGCAATTTCACCATCGGGCGCACCCGTTATCCGTTCCGAATCTCCTCTGGTCCGAGCGCCGACGGCAGCGCCACCCGCCTCCATCTCAACATTGATCCCGGCGAGCGCGCCATCCTGGCCGATCTCGAGGGCGTGCTCGCCTTCGAGAACCGGCTGCCGAAATTCGACGGCGCGCTGACGCTGGCCGTGCCGGCGCCCAAGAAGCCGGGCGACGCGGGGCCGACGCCGTGGAAGCTCAGCGCCAAGCTCAAGGCCGATCCGGCCGGTGCGAAGTTCGATCAGATCGACGCAAGCTTCGGCGCGGAGGACAATGCGCTGAAGATGGGCGGCGTCGGCGATATCAGGTTCGGTGCGGCGCCACTGCTGCGCGCGGTGCTTTCGGCGCGCCAGCTCGATGCCGACAAGCTGGCCGGGAAAGACGATGCCGAGCCGCTGCGCATCCTCCCTGTCCTGCGCGCCGGCCTCGCGGCGATCCCGCAGACGCCGATCCCGGCGCAGATCGAATTCAACTCCGAGCAGATCACGCTGGGCGGACGTCCGCTCCAGAACATCACGGCCGAGCTGCAGACCGACGGAAAATCCTGGACCTTCCGGCGGCTCGACCTGCGCGCGCCCGGAATGACGCAGCTTTCTCTGAACGGTGCCGCTCCCGGCTCCGATCGCTTCAGCGGCCGCCTCAGCGTCGAATCCTCCGATCCCGACGTGCTGGTGGCCTGGCTCCAGGGCCGCAGCGACGTCAACCGGCGCAGCACGAGGCCGCTGCGCCTTAACGGCGACGTGACCATTGCCGCCAACCATCTGGCAATCGAACGGCTGAAAGCCGAGATCGAAGGCGGCGCCGTCGAGGGCCGGATCGCCTTCACGCAAGTCGGCGCGAACAAGGGATCGCGGATCGAGGCGGAGCTCAAGGCCGACCGGCTCGATCTCGACGCGGCATCTGCCTTCGTGCGTGCGATGGCCGGCCCGCAAGGCGAATGGCCGGAGGAAGCCAAGCTTTCGCTCGATGTCGGCCGTGCCGTCTCGGCCGGCCAGGAGCTGCGCCCGTTCACGGCGAAGCTCGGCTACAGCCCGACTTCGCTGACGCTTGAGCAGCTCCGGTTCGGCCAGGCCAGCGGCGTGACCACGGAGGCGAGCGGCAATTTCGATCGCGCGCATGCGACTGGCCGCCTTGCGCTGACATCATCGGCCAACTCGCTGCGCGAACTCGCGGCGCTGGTCGAGCCGGTCGCGCCGGTGGTCCGTGCGCGATTCGATGCCATCGAGGGCTTGCCGGGCGCCACACGGCTGAAGCTCAATCTCAGCCTCGACAAGAACGCCGAACATGCCGACCGGACCGACGCGCGCGCGGTGTTGGACCTCGATGCGCCGCAACTCAAGGCCACCGCGACGCTTGCCGCGCAGACTCCGGCGGCGGCGGTCAGCGGCATCGACATCGACAGGCTGCGCAACAGCGATTTCACGCTAGACTCGAAAGTGTCGACGCCGCAGGCCGCGACGCTGCTCGCGCTGATCGGCCTCGATCGCGCTGTGGCCGCGGGCGACGGGGCATCGCAGTTCGAGGGGCGCCTGAGTGGCGTCTGGCAGAAGCCGCTGCAATTCAGCGCAAAACTCTCGGGCGGGCTGGACGCGGACGCGCAGGGCAGCTTCGACTGGTCGGCATCCAACGGCAGTGCGAGCCTGCGCGTGCGTAACGCCAATCTGGCGCCGCTGTTCGGGATCAGCCCGGCCGAAAAATCGGCGCAGAACGTCACCCTGTCCTCGCACGTCAGCCTGTCCGGCAACAAGCTGACCTTCGACGATCTCGACAGCACGGCCGGAGGCTCGCGCCTGCGCGGCCATCTGGCGATGACGCTGGACCAGGACAGAAGCCTCGACGGCGAGGTCGGCCTCGATACGCTCGATCTCGTGCCCGCGCTCGCGGTCGCCCTCGGCGCGTCCGCTCATGATGCGGGCGAGCCGCTGAGCCCGGGGCTTCTCGGCAACTGGCGCGGCCGCATTGCCTTCCAGGCCTTGCGTGGGAGCTTGCCGGGCGGCATCGAGGTGCGCCCGTTCAGTGGCACGATCAGGCACGACGGCCAGGCGCTCTCGCTCGATGCCCTCAAGGGCAGCATCGGCGGCGGCGAGATGTCTGCAAACCTTGATGCCAGGAACGGCCCCAACGGTCTTGCGGTGAACGCGCGGCTCGAGCTCACCAATGTCGATGCGACGATGCTGCGCTATCGCAACCTCGCGCTGCCGAAGGGGCGCGCCTCGGTGCAGGTGGCGTTGACGAGCCAGGGCCGCAGCGTGGGGGCGCTGACCGGCGCGCTGGCCGGCAACGGCACGGTGACGCTGAACTCGGCCGAGATCACCGGCCTCGATCCGCGCGCCTTCGAGATCGCCATCCGCGCCAGCGACGGCGGCCAGGTCACCGATGACAACCGGCTCCGGCAGCTCGTCGAGCCCGCGCTGTCGGCCGGCCCGATCGCGGTCGCCTCGGCGCAAATTCCGTTCACGATCCGCGATGGCCGCCTGCGCGTCGGTGCGACGACGTTGGAGGCGAAGAACGCCCGCGCCATCGTCTCGGGCGGTTACGACATTCCAGCCGACCAGGCCGACATTCGCGCCAGCCTGACACCGATCATGATTGGGCTCTCCGGCGCTCCGCCGGAGATCCAGCTATTTGCGGCAGGTCCCCCGGACAAGCTGAGCCGCACCGTCGATCTCGCGCCACTATCCTCGTGGCTCGCGGTACGCACGATCGATCGCGAGACGCGGCGGCTGGATGCCATCGAACGCGGCGAGCCGCCGCCGGCCACCGCCGCGCTTCCCACGCTGGTCTCTCCGGACGCGGCGCCCGAGCAGACGCCGGTCAACGTGCCAATGCCGGGCCCGGATCCGCGCCGCATTCCGCCGAAGGCGAAGGTCGCGCCGACGCCAAAGGTGCCGCACCCAGCCCCCGCCGCGCCGAACCCGCCGCTCGCGAGCCAGCAGGTCGCGCCGCTGCCGCCGCCGATCGAGATAAGGCCGGCGCCGGGACCGCCGCCGCCAAGACCCAAGCCGAAGCCGCCGCTGGTCCTGACACCGTCAAATCCTTGA